One window from the genome of Panthera leo isolate Ple1 chromosome D3, P.leo_Ple1_pat1.1, whole genome shotgun sequence encodes:
- the P2RX4 gene encoding P2X purinoceptor 4 isoform X1 — protein MAGCCAALAAFLFEYDTPRIVLIRSRKVGLMNRAVQVLILAYVIGWVFVWEKGYQEMDSVVSSVTTKAKGVTVTNTSTLGFRVWDVADYVIPAQEENSLFIMTNMITTVNQTQGLCPELPDKTTVCKSDANCAAGSSGTHSNGIATGRCVLFNETVKTCEVAAWCPVEDDTHVPEPAFLKAAENFTLLVKNNIWYPKFNFSKRNILPNVTTTYLKSCIYDAITDPFCPIFRLGKIVENAGHSFQDMAIEGGIMGIQINWDCNLDRTASLCLPRYSFRRLDTRDVDHNVSPGYNFRFAKYYSDPTGAEHRTLIKAYGIRFDIIVFGKAGKFDIIPTMINIGSGLALLGVATVLCDVIVLYCMKKRYYYREKKYKYVEDYEQGLGSEMDQ, from the exons ATGGCGGGCTGCTGCGCGGCGCTGGCCGCCTTCCTGTTCGAGTACGACACGCCGCGCATCGTGCTCATCCGCAGCCGTAAAGTGGGGCTCATGAACCGGGCCGTGCAGGTGCTCATCCTGGCCTACGTCATCGG gtGGGTGTTTGTGTGGGAAAAAGGCTACCAGGAAATGGACTCTGTGGTCAGCTCCGTTACTACCAAAGCCAAAGGCGTGACTGTAACCAACACTTCTACACTTGGATTCCGGGTCTGGGATGTGGCGGACTATGTGATTCCAGCTCAG GAGGAGAACTCCCTCTTCATCATGACCAACATGATCACCACCGTCAACCAGACCCAGGGCCTCTGTCCTGAG cttccagatAAGACCACTGTGTGTAAATCTGATGCCAACTGTGCTGCTGGCTCTTCAGGCACCCACAGCAACG GAATTGCAACAGGAAGATGCGTGCTATTCAATGAGACCGTGAAGACATGCGAGGTGGCAGCCTGGTGTCCAGTGGAAGATGACACACATGTGCCTGA ACCTGCTTTTTTAAAGGCTGCAGAAAACTTCACTCTTTTGGTTAAGAACAACATCTGGTATCCCAAATTTAATTTCAGCAA GAGGAATATTCTTCCCAACGTCACCACTACCTACCTCAAATCGTGCATTTATGATGCCATAACAGATCCCTTCTGCCCCATATTCCGTCTTGGCAAAATAGTGGAGAATGCAGGGCACAGCTTCCAGGACATGGCCATTGAG GGAGGTATCATGGGTATCCAGATCAACTGGGATTGCAACCTGGACAGAACCGCCTCCCTCTGCTTGCCCAGGTACTCCTTCCGCCGCCTGGACACCCGGGATGTGGACCACAATGTGTCCCCCGGCTACAATTTCAG GTTTGCCAAGTACTACAGTGACCCGACTGGCGCCGAGCACCGCACGCTCATCAAGGCCTACGGCATCCGCTTCGACATCATAGTGTTCGGAAAG GCTGGGAAATTTGACATCATTCCCACCATGATCAACATTGGCTCGGGTTTGGCGCTCTTAGGGGTG GCGACAGTGCTATGTGACGTCATAGTCCTCTACTGCATGAAGAAAAGATACTACTACCGGGAGAAGAAATACAAGTATGTGGAGGATTACGAGCAG GGTCTTGGCAGTGAGATGGACCAGTGA
- the P2RX4 gene encoding P2X purinoceptor 4 isoform X2: MDSVVSSVTTKAKGVTVTNTSTLGFRVWDVADYVIPAQEENSLFIMTNMITTVNQTQGLCPELPDKTTVCKSDANCAAGSSGTHSNGIATGRCVLFNETVKTCEVAAWCPVEDDTHVPEPAFLKAAENFTLLVKNNIWYPKFNFSKRNILPNVTTTYLKSCIYDAITDPFCPIFRLGKIVENAGHSFQDMAIEGGIMGIQINWDCNLDRTASLCLPRYSFRRLDTRDVDHNVSPGYNFRFAKYYSDPTGAEHRTLIKAYGIRFDIIVFGKAGKFDIIPTMINIGSGLALLGVATVLCDVIVLYCMKKRYYYREKKYKYVEDYEQGLGSEMDQ; encoded by the exons ATGGACTCTGTGGTCAGCTCCGTTACTACCAAAGCCAAAGGCGTGACTGTAACCAACACTTCTACACTTGGATTCCGGGTCTGGGATGTGGCGGACTATGTGATTCCAGCTCAG GAGGAGAACTCCCTCTTCATCATGACCAACATGATCACCACCGTCAACCAGACCCAGGGCCTCTGTCCTGAG cttccagatAAGACCACTGTGTGTAAATCTGATGCCAACTGTGCTGCTGGCTCTTCAGGCACCCACAGCAACG GAATTGCAACAGGAAGATGCGTGCTATTCAATGAGACCGTGAAGACATGCGAGGTGGCAGCCTGGTGTCCAGTGGAAGATGACACACATGTGCCTGA ACCTGCTTTTTTAAAGGCTGCAGAAAACTTCACTCTTTTGGTTAAGAACAACATCTGGTATCCCAAATTTAATTTCAGCAA GAGGAATATTCTTCCCAACGTCACCACTACCTACCTCAAATCGTGCATTTATGATGCCATAACAGATCCCTTCTGCCCCATATTCCGTCTTGGCAAAATAGTGGAGAATGCAGGGCACAGCTTCCAGGACATGGCCATTGAG GGAGGTATCATGGGTATCCAGATCAACTGGGATTGCAACCTGGACAGAACCGCCTCCCTCTGCTTGCCCAGGTACTCCTTCCGCCGCCTGGACACCCGGGATGTGGACCACAATGTGTCCCCCGGCTACAATTTCAG GTTTGCCAAGTACTACAGTGACCCGACTGGCGCCGAGCACCGCACGCTCATCAAGGCCTACGGCATCCGCTTCGACATCATAGTGTTCGGAAAG GCTGGGAAATTTGACATCATTCCCACCATGATCAACATTGGCTCGGGTTTGGCGCTCTTAGGGGTG GCGACAGTGCTATGTGACGTCATAGTCCTCTACTGCATGAAGAAAAGATACTACTACCGGGAGAAGAAATACAAGTATGTGGAGGATTACGAGCAG GGTCTTGGCAGTGAGATGGACCAGTGA